The Pseudanabaena sp. PCC 6802 genomic interval CTATGGCTCCAACTTCCAAACCTTTGGGGTGCAGGATGTAGCGCTTTTCACCGTCTTGATAAAACAGCAGAGCGATCCGAGCATTGCGATTGGGGTCGTACTCCACTGCTGCTACTTTAGCTGGAATATTGTGCTTGTTACGCTTGAAATCGATGATGCGATACAACTGTTTGTGTCCGCCACCACGCCTGCGGCTAGTGATTACACCGCGATTATTGCGACCTTTTTTACGGTGAACGCTTACTACCAGGGATTTCTCTGGCGTTGACTTAGTAACTTCGGCGAAGTCAGATACCGCTAGCTGCCTGGTACTGGCTGTATATGGTTTGTATACGCGAATGCCCATGATTTTGGTTTTGGTGATTGGTGACTGGCTATTGACTGCTGCAGAAGATCTAAGTCTAAGAACTCAGATAAAAGCTCACAGCAGGCTAGGAACTTTAAACTTCAGGGAAGAGGTTAATTTCGCTACCCGGAGCGAGAGTAACGATGGCACGCTTGTATTGAGGGCGCTTGCCAGCAAATTTGCCAATCCGCCTGGATTTGGCAGGCAGAATATGGGTATTTACTTTTTGCACCTTAACGTCAAACAAAGCTTCAACCGCT includes:
- a CDS encoding 50S ribosomal protein L23; translation: MAKIPTEFNQRRLADVLRRPLVNEKATALLEQNKYTFEVLENATKPEVKAAVEALFDVKVQKVNTHILPAKSRRIGKFAGKRPQYKRAIVTLAPGSEINLFPEV